One genomic segment of Chitinophaga sancti includes these proteins:
- a CDS encoding PorP/SprF family type IX secretion system membrane protein, protein MKNIITFILLCPLLFVMADKANAQSDPHFSQYYVYPSWLNPALTGAFDGDYRVSAIYRTQWGNISSPFATYGVAADITTNKQFNVGVSVLNQSAGDGGYNYTTGYASASYTGVKLGANQTHRLVFGIQAGLIQRRFDASKLTFGDQWNPVTGYNPGTPSAEVLGRTSATSFDAGAGVLYYDAEPGKKYNIFGGFGVSHLTRPTDQFSASGDARFPMRFTGHAGVKIAVNETFSITPNLLYLHQGNAEEKMIGAYGQMYVTPTVDFLLGVNYRFKDAIAPHAGFTYGGFTLGVSYDINNSDLGKIARGSNSFELSLTWIGRKLFKTPEVEFVCPRL, encoded by the coding sequence ATGAAAAATATCATCACCTTCATCCTGCTTTGCCCGCTATTGTTTGTAATGGCTGATAAGGCAAATGCGCAATCTGATCCGCATTTCTCCCAGTACTATGTGTACCCCTCCTGGCTGAATCCCGCACTGACCGGTGCTTTTGACGGCGATTACCGTGTGTCGGCTATCTATCGTACCCAGTGGGGAAACATCAGCAGTCCGTTTGCTACCTATGGTGTAGCCGCTGACATTACTACCAATAAGCAATTCAATGTTGGCGTCAGTGTATTGAATCAATCCGCTGGTGATGGTGGATATAACTATACGACCGGTTATGCCAGTGCCTCTTATACTGGTGTAAAGCTGGGTGCTAATCAAACACACAGATTGGTATTCGGTATACAGGCCGGTTTGATCCAACGCCGCTTTGATGCTTCCAAACTCACCTTTGGTGACCAGTGGAACCCAGTGACTGGTTATAACCCGGGCACTCCAAGTGCAGAGGTCTTAGGCAGAACATCTGCTACCTCCTTCGATGCCGGTGCTGGTGTACTGTATTACGATGCAGAGCCAGGTAAGAAGTATAACATCTTCGGTGGTTTCGGGGTGAGTCATCTTACACGTCCTACCGATCAGTTTAGTGCCAGTGGTGATGCACGTTTCCCTATGCGCTTTACAGGTCATGCCGGTGTGAAAATAGCGGTCAATGAAACCTTTAGTATCACACCGAATTTATTATATCTCCATCAGGGTAATGCAGAAGAAAAGATGATAGGCGCATACGGTCAGATGTATGTAACACCGACTGTTGATTTCCTGCTGGGCGTGAACTATCGTTTCAAAGATGCCATTGCTCCTCATGCAGGCTTTACCTATGGCGGCTTTACCCTTGGCGTTAGCTATGATATCAACAATTCCGATCTGGGCAAGATAGCCAGAGGCTCCAACAGCTTCGAACTCTCGCTGACCTGGATAGGCAGAAAACTCTTTAAAACACCTGAAGTAGAATTTGTGTGCCCACGTCTCTAA
- a CDS encoding OmpA family protein, producing the protein MKKIFFTAALLGAVMAGKAQFAYNYLKAADYYFRNADYNSAAQYYEKYLAGNRSIVSNAVYKPYNTQQVASKKQVSVSSEHQAIYKLAESYRLLHDYSKAVPWYAEALEFEKTEYPLAPYYYAVSLRALSRYDLAEKAFAYFLDTYQADDKYRDDAKREQQNLHFIIIQLARPDLSLFTVEKGNTNLNPEGANYAPVWLGDTLLLFTSTRPDNDAAKNHVYTNRIYGAKFSGEVPDSISKLALAQPKSEEQGVITVTPDGNTMFLTRWVKNKKAAIYSSHKNGDTWAEPVLLDSIVNATGFSAQQPFVTADGKRLLYASDRPGGEGGLDIWEAQLNGDGTPFFTKNLGPVVNTASNEQAPYYHSPSGLLVFSTDGRIGMGGYDFFYTKDSAGGYTTPVNFGYPVNSVKDDIYFTSKGSKDNILESVWLSSDRSASCCLELFTLKKSVPPPPPPPPPVTETPVAVAPPPAEVPVVLDNVYYDFNQSYLQPASFPSLDKLVAMLQAHPEVKIELSAHTDSKGSNELNRKLSEARAKSCVDYLVSKGVSAERLTWKGYAATMPIAPNTNTDGSDNPEGRARNRRTEFKVIK; encoded by the coding sequence ATGAAAAAGATCTTCTTCACAGCAGCACTGTTAGGTGCAGTAATGGCAGGCAAAGCCCAGTTTGCTTACAATTACCTCAAGGCTGCTGACTATTATTTCAGGAACGCGGACTACAATTCTGCTGCACAGTATTATGAGAAATATCTGGCAGGCAACCGTTCCATCGTCAGCAATGCCGTTTATAAACCCTACAATACACAACAGGTAGCCAGCAAAAAGCAGGTATCTGTAAGCTCTGAACACCAGGCCATCTATAAGCTGGCAGAGAGCTATCGCTTACTGCATGATTATAGCAAAGCAGTGCCCTGGTATGCAGAGGCATTGGAGTTTGAAAAAACAGAATATCCATTAGCACCTTATTATTATGCCGTATCACTGCGTGCATTGAGCCGTTATGATCTGGCAGAAAAAGCATTCGCTTATTTCCTCGATACTTATCAGGCAGATGATAAATACCGTGATGATGCAAAGCGTGAACAACAGAACCTTCACTTCATCATTATACAACTTGCGCGCCCTGATCTTTCTCTATTTACTGTTGAGAAAGGAAATACCAACCTGAATCCTGAAGGTGCCAACTATGCCCCTGTATGGCTGGGCGATACCTTGTTGTTATTCACCTCTACCAGACCTGATAATGATGCTGCAAAGAATCATGTGTATACCAACAGGATATATGGCGCAAAGTTCAGTGGCGAAGTACCAGACAGCATTTCCAAACTGGCATTGGCACAACCCAAAAGTGAAGAACAGGGCGTGATCACTGTTACCCCGGATGGCAATACTATGTTCCTGACCCGCTGGGTAAAAAATAAGAAAGCAGCGATCTATAGCAGTCATAAAAATGGTGATACCTGGGCAGAACCTGTATTGCTGGATTCAATCGTAAATGCCACAGGTTTTAGTGCACAACAACCATTTGTCACTGCCGATGGCAAGCGCTTATTATATGCCAGTGACAGGCCAGGTGGTGAAGGAGGATTGGATATATGGGAAGCGCAACTGAATGGAGACGGTACTCCTTTCTTTACAAAAAATTTAGGCCCTGTGGTGAATACCGCTTCCAATGAACAGGCTCCTTATTACCATAGCCCTTCCGGCTTATTGGTCTTCTCTACAGATGGGAGAATAGGTATGGGTGGATATGATTTCTTCTATACAAAAGATAGCGCAGGTGGTTATACAACACCGGTGAATTTCGGTTATCCTGTAAACTCTGTGAAAGATGATATCTACTTTACCAGCAAGGGTAGTAAAGATAATATCCTGGAGTCAGTATGGTTGTCATCCGATCGTTCTGCCAGCTGTTGCTTAGAGTTGTTTACGTTGAAAAAGAGCGTACCGCCACCACCACCTCCGCCGCCACCAGTAACCGAAACACCTGTAGCTGTAGCGCCTCCGCCAGCTGAGGTACCTGTTGTACTGGACAATGTATACTACGATTTCAATCAATCATATCTGCAACCGGCTTCTTTCCCTTCATTGGATAAACTGGTTGCCATGCTGCAGGCACATCCTGAAGTGAAGATAGAACTGAGTGCACACACAGATAGCAAAGGTTCCAATGAACTGAACCGGAAACTGTCTGAAGCACGTGCAAAGAGTTGTGTGGATTACCTCGTGAGCAAAGGTGTGTCAGCAGAACGTCTTACCTGGAAGGGATATGCGGCTACCATGCCGATAGCGCCTAATACCAATACGGATGGATCAGATAATCCTGAAGGAAGGGCCAGGAACAGAAGGACGGAATTCAAAGTGATTAAATAG
- a CDS encoding type IX secretion system membrane protein PorP/SprF, with protein MKRLPLLLLLLAWSASSYAQQQPHYTQYILNTFIINPAVAGIENYWDVKASHRHQWAGLNGAPVTSYLTVHGPLRKSDYAEAGITGLTPPGENPRGRAYWQQYTTPPAHAGVGMTILNDKTGPLNRFSITGTYAHHIPISPRTSVSAGVSVGVQQVSLDASKLDFEQAGDPVVAASIQLNKWRPEVNAGLMLYSSSYYISAAVQNIIPQEIAYDNGKVVGDSLYRGKLVPHLFFSGGYRAFINDDISVLPSVMVRMITAAPVSFDLNTKFQYRDRMWLGASYRISDGFAAMFGVNINSTINIGYSYDYTTSSLNTVSKGSHEILIGFLIGNRFGDLCPRNF; from the coding sequence ATGAAAAGATTACCCCTGCTGTTGTTGCTGCTGGCCTGGTCCGCCAGCAGCTACGCACAGCAACAACCGCACTACACCCAGTACATTCTCAACACGTTTATCATCAACCCTGCTGTAGCAGGAATTGAGAACTACTGGGATGTAAAGGCGAGCCATCGCCATCAGTGGGCAGGATTGAACGGTGCCCCGGTTACTTCTTATCTCACTGTGCATGGACCATTACGTAAGAGTGATTATGCTGAAGCGGGTATCACAGGTTTGACGCCTCCCGGAGAGAATCCAAGAGGCAGAGCTTACTGGCAACAGTATACTACACCGCCTGCGCATGCAGGTGTAGGGATGACGATCCTGAATGATAAAACAGGTCCGCTGAACCGGTTTTCCATCACAGGTACCTATGCACATCATATTCCTATTTCGCCACGTACCAGTGTGAGTGCAGGAGTTTCAGTGGGAGTGCAACAGGTGTCGCTCGATGCTTCGAAGCTGGATTTTGAGCAGGCGGGAGATCCGGTGGTGGCAGCAAGCATACAGTTGAACAAGTGGCGGCCGGAAGTGAATGCAGGGTTGATGCTCTACAGCAGCAGCTATTATATCAGTGCAGCGGTACAGAACATCATTCCGCAGGAGATCGCGTATGACAATGGAAAAGTAGTGGGTGATTCTTTGTACAGAGGTAAGCTGGTGCCACATTTATTTTTCTCAGGAGGGTATCGTGCTTTTATCAATGATGATATCAGTGTATTGCCTTCCGTGATGGTGAGGATGATTACGGCTGCACCTGTCAGCTTTGACCTGAATACGAAGTTTCAGTATCGCGACAGGATGTGGTTAGGAGCTTCTTACCGCATCTCTGATGGATTTGCAGCCATGTTTGGTGTGAATATCAATTCGACAATCAATATCGGGTACTCCTATGATTATACCACCTCATCATTGAATACGGTGAGTAAAGGATCGCATGAGATATTGATTGGTTTCTTAATAGGGAACAGGTTTGGTGATCTGTGTCCGCGTAATTTCTAA
- a CDS encoding collagen-like protein — MKKVFGYLFVACMFSLTLGMTSCKKGDAGPAGPQGEKGDTGVAGNAGIIYSDWEDATFTLGSDDATYFVDVDAPKITADILNSGDVKVYTQYYTSSGQLVVMPLPYFDGSYIINVSIFTGGFEIYSNSDFSTYTDDNGNKAFQYRYVIIPGGEAAARKAGIDWNNYEQVKAYLHLKN, encoded by the coding sequence ATGAAAAAGGTTTTCGGTTATTTATTCGTGGCATGTATGTTCTCCCTTACCCTTGGAATGACTTCTTGTAAAAAAGGTGATGCGGGTCCTGCAGGTCCACAGGGTGAAAAAGGTGACACAGGTGTGGCTGGAAATGCAGGTATCATTTACTCTGACTGGGAGGATGCAACATTCACTTTGGGATCTGACGATGCCACTTACTTTGTAGATGTAGATGCTCCAAAAATCACAGCAGACATACTGAATAGTGGTGATGTAAAAGTATATACTCAATACTATACAAGCAGCGGCCAGCTGGTGGTAATGCCATTGCCTTACTTCGATGGCAGCTATATTATCAACGTATCAATCTTTACAGGTGGCTTTGAAATCTACAGCAATTCTGATTTTAGCACTTATACCGACGATAATGGAAACAAGGCTTTCCAATACAGATATGTGATCATTCCAGGTGGCGAAGCAGCTGCACGTAAAGCAGGCATCGACTGGAACAATTACGAACAGGTAAAAGCTTACCTGCATCTGAAGAACTAG
- a CDS encoding sigma-70 family RNA polymerase sigma factor: MKRYSELTDEELIKLYRSGDDSAFSVLVYRHKNRIFTTIMLLVKDRHLAEDIFQDVFIKIINALKEGHYLDNSRFIAWAVRIAHNCCISHFRKKNARPAFALIYNDDITSGDSRIDISQEQRIIIKETNTAVQALMDRLPETQREALILRYYADLSFKEIAQTVNVGINTALGRVRYAIINMRKLMEREALEAVL; the protein is encoded by the coding sequence ATGAAAAGATATAGTGAATTGACAGATGAAGAATTAATAAAACTCTACAGATCGGGAGACGATAGTGCTTTCTCGGTACTGGTGTACAGACACAAAAACAGGATCTTTACAACCATCATGCTGTTGGTAAAGGACCGGCACCTGGCGGAAGATATTTTCCAGGATGTATTTATCAAAATCATTAATGCACTCAAAGAAGGACATTATCTGGACAATAGTCGTTTCATAGCCTGGGCAGTGAGAATCGCCCACAACTGCTGTATCAGCCATTTCCGGAAGAAGAATGCACGGCCTGCCTTTGCACTCATCTACAACGATGACATTACCAGTGGCGATAGCCGTATAGACATCAGCCAGGAGCAACGCATTATTATCAAAGAAACCAATACCGCCGTACAGGCATTAATGGATCGCCTGCCAGAAACACAGCGGGAAGCACTGATACTGCGATACTATGCAGATCTGAGTTTTAAAGAGATTGCGCAAACCGTCAACGTGGGGATCAACACCGCCCTGGGCAGGGTTCGGTATGCCATCATCAACATGCGAAAACTGATGGAGCGCGAGGCACTGGAAGCCGTTTTATAA
- a CDS encoding tetratricopeptide repeat-containing sensor histidine kinase, with product MFWYVLFVYMLLACIACNPGQQNNVDHPKFFEAVIRQADSLGTDPDREKELRYLDSVYARFQHAGPGDLYRKYLFKRNYYYDKDYSKSLIYCDSMLYVMKDLKDDKRYTKSYVNALLNKGDVLVAQKRLTEAFEYYYKAKQIGETTHDTAFLADYYNQLGMICYRQEKYSEAAKYFKTATHLRLICGEQDFPAFSFIQENIDNTALSFDRAGNYDSASLYFQKALSYISENEGRFSIAANEKRYIAMAKGIIYGNQSFMYLKKGDTASVEPLLLESICINNQPGYANDDAYYTQLRLANLYINTNRMPEAYKMLSKIKSAMDTIALPDRELRLRWLKAEETWFAKTNQPDKAYAFLKEYTYIKDSLDNRNRKIHEADISREFDNVARQQEIISLKNDDRLKTILLVITSLFLASVIVIAFLIWKMWLRSKQNLQLVGIQNARLTTALRTLESRDQENAALLKVIIHDLKNPVGNIGAIAGLLLDGEEFDVAQRKAMYQMIANAGNQAFEIINQLLENKNKGQLAGLRSELTDLPLVLMECIDLLQFKAQQKRQRIRVGRMPAGMAYLDRDKIWQLFSNLIDNAIKFSNERSVINISATRTDNTFTIMIKDKGIGIPPELKDKIFEMHTSAGRPGTAGEQSFGLGLSISRKIAEMHNGHLWFESVPGKETTFYVELPCEPSKQPAVKGARLNV from the coding sequence GTGTTCTGGTATGTGTTGTTTGTGTACATGCTTTTAGCGTGTATTGCCTGTAACCCCGGTCAACAGAACAATGTTGATCACCCTAAATTTTTCGAAGCTGTCATCCGCCAGGCTGACAGTCTGGGTACAGATCCGGACAGGGAAAAAGAATTGCGCTACCTGGATTCTGTATACGCCCGTTTTCAACATGCGGGTCCGGGCGATCTATACCGTAAATACCTGTTCAAAAGAAACTACTATTACGACAAAGACTACTCAAAAAGCCTGATCTATTGCGACAGCATGCTGTACGTAATGAAAGATCTCAAGGACGATAAAAGGTATACGAAGTCGTATGTGAACGCACTTTTGAATAAAGGGGATGTGCTGGTAGCACAAAAACGGCTGACTGAAGCTTTCGAATACTATTACAAGGCAAAGCAAATAGGTGAAACCACTCATGATACTGCTTTCCTTGCTGACTATTACAATCAGCTAGGCATGATCTGCTACAGGCAGGAGAAATACTCAGAAGCTGCTAAGTATTTCAAAACTGCCACACACCTTCGCCTCATTTGTGGTGAGCAGGATTTCCCGGCCTTTTCCTTTATCCAGGAGAATATCGACAATACTGCGCTTTCCTTTGACCGTGCCGGCAATTATGACAGCGCCAGTCTTTATTTCCAGAAAGCCCTCAGCTATATCAGTGAAAACGAAGGCAGGTTCAGTATTGCCGCCAATGAGAAGCGCTATATCGCGATGGCAAAAGGTATTATATACGGCAACCAGTCGTTCATGTACCTAAAAAAGGGAGACACCGCCAGTGTTGAGCCCCTGCTTCTTGAAAGCATCTGTATCAACAATCAGCCTGGTTATGCCAATGACGACGCCTATTACACACAGCTCCGTCTCGCGAATCTCTACATCAATACCAACCGGATGCCGGAGGCATATAAGATGTTGAGTAAGATAAAATCGGCAATGGATACTATCGCACTTCCGGACAGAGAACTGCGCCTCAGGTGGCTCAAAGCAGAAGAAACCTGGTTTGCAAAAACTAATCAACCTGATAAGGCATACGCTTTCCTAAAAGAATATACCTACATCAAAGACTCGCTGGACAACCGCAACCGGAAAATTCACGAAGCAGACATTAGCAGGGAATTTGATAACGTAGCCCGTCAGCAGGAAATCATTTCACTCAAAAATGACGACCGGCTCAAGACCATCCTTTTAGTCATCACCAGCCTCTTCCTCGCATCAGTGATTGTCATCGCCTTCCTGATCTGGAAAATGTGGCTTCGATCCAAGCAGAATCTGCAACTGGTGGGTATTCAGAATGCCAGGCTTACCACTGCCCTGCGTACCCTGGAAAGCAGGGATCAGGAAAATGCCGCGCTGCTCAAAGTCATTATTCATGACCTGAAAAACCCTGTGGGCAATATCGGTGCTATCGCCGGCCTGCTATTAGATGGCGAAGAGTTCGATGTAGCTCAGCGCAAAGCCATGTACCAGATGATCGCCAACGCAGGCAACCAGGCATTTGAAATCATTAATCAACTACTCGAAAATAAAAACAAAGGACAACTGGCTGGTCTGAGATCAGAACTGACAGATCTCCCCCTCGTTCTGATGGAATGTATCGATCTGCTACAGTTCAAAGCACAGCAGAAAAGACAACGCATCAGGGTAGGCCGCATGCCCGCAGGCATGGCCTATCTTGACAGGGATAAGATCTGGCAGCTCTTCTCCAACCTGATCGACAATGCCATCAAGTTCAGTAATGAAAGATCCGTGATCAATATCAGTGCTACCCGGACAGACAATACCTTTACCATTATGATCAAGGATAAAGGCATTGGTATTCCGCCGGAATTAAAGGACAAGATCTTTGAGATGCACACTTCTGCGGGAAGACCGGGTACAGCCGGTGAGCAGTCCTTTGGACTGGGGTTATCCATCTCCAGAAAAATTGCAGAAATGCACAATGGCCATCTGTGGTTTGAGAGTGTACCAGGTAAGGAAACAACCTTTTATGTAGAGCTCCCCTGCGAGCCCAGTAAGCAACCTGCTGTCAAAGGTGCGCGTCTGAACGTATAG
- a CDS encoding flagellar motor protein MotB: MKLRIILLAASLPVLLFSCVGTKKYKASEARYVSLNEKYAALQGQLQDCQRSLRDSTAAFEHRRNITDERTEGLKKNNNELLDQLKNLSVISNSQAESIKKSLDNIGAKDAYIQDLQSAIARKDSLNMALVMNLKGAIGDLNDQDINIKVDKGVVYIDISDKLLFESGSYDITARAKEVLGKVAKVLNNQPNIEFLVEGHTDTNPYKKGVLLDNWDLSVKRATAVTRVLQNDYAINPARITAAGRSEYVPVASNDTPEGRAANRRTRIVILPQLDQFFKLLEKKQ, translated from the coding sequence ATGAAACTAAGGATCATATTGTTGGCAGCATCGTTGCCTGTATTATTGTTTTCCTGTGTAGGTACAAAGAAGTACAAGGCTTCGGAGGCCCGCTATGTTTCTCTGAATGAGAAATATGCTGCACTGCAGGGGCAATTACAGGATTGCCAGCGTAGTCTTCGTGATTCCACTGCTGCTTTTGAACATCGCAGAAATATCACAGACGAACGTACAGAAGGGCTGAAAAAGAACAACAACGAGCTGCTTGATCAGCTAAAAAACCTGTCTGTGATCAGTAATTCACAGGCTGAAAGCATCAAGAAATCATTAGATAATATTGGCGCAAAGGATGCCTACATCCAGGACCTGCAGTCAGCGATTGCCAGGAAGGACTCCCTCAACATGGCATTGGTCATGAACCTGAAAGGAGCTATCGGCGATCTGAATGACCAGGACATCAACATTAAAGTTGATAAGGGTGTGGTTTACATAGACATCTCTGACAAACTGTTGTTTGAAAGTGGTAGCTATGACATCACTGCGCGTGCAAAAGAAGTATTGGGTAAAGTGGCCAAAGTGCTGAATAATCAGCCTAATATCGAGTTCCTCGTAGAAGGTCATACCGATACCAACCCGTACAAGAAAGGCGTACTGCTGGACAACTGGGATCTGAGTGTGAAGAGAGCGACTGCTGTAACCCGTGTTTTACAAAACGATTATGCAATCAATCCAGCACGTATCACTGCTGCCGGTCGTAGCGAATACGTTCCGGTAGCCAGCAATGACACACCGGAAGGACGAGCTGCCAACCGTAGAACAAGGATTGTGATCCTGCCGCAACTGGATCAGTTCTTCAAGTTGTTAGAAAAGAAGCAATAA
- a CDS encoding alpha-L-fucosidase: protein MKQQFFSRLLAGVLCLSPAILSAQSKSLSTLQQQFVDLRFGMFIHFNIPTFMDQDWPDPETPATAFNPTKLDCNQWATTAKAANMSYGCLTTKHHSGFCIWDTKTTDYNVMNSPLKRDVVKEYVTAFRAKGLKVMLYYSILDTHHKLRPHGITRQDIEMIKAQLTELLTNYGEITALIIDGWDAPWSRISYEDVPFDDIYHLVKTLQPNCLLMDLNAAKYPTDALFYTDIKSYEQGAGQHISKESNQLPALSCLPINQNWFWKKSFPTTPVKDPVKLVNDNLVQLNKAWCNFILNVAPNREGLIDDNAVAALTQMGKMWKPAGPLPALPKGAAPITAQNFAKFQYSNSSWSDDMNIMDFANDDNFRTSWQSNAEVKQPWYEVDFDREKDFNMVTIVEDGEHIKKYQLEYNDGGVWKPLPAGVQQGRVRIHRFDAVRGGKVRIKIEESSAPPAIAEFGVYDERK, encoded by the coding sequence ATGAAGCAACAATTCTTTTCCCGCTTACTGGCAGGGGTACTGTGTTTGTCACCAGCCATTTTAAGCGCACAATCAAAATCGTTATCCACACTACAGCAACAATTTGTTGATCTGCGGTTCGGTATGTTCATCCACTTTAACATTCCTACTTTCATGGATCAGGACTGGCCTGACCCTGAAACGCCTGCTACTGCCTTCAATCCGACTAAATTGGATTGTAACCAGTGGGCTACAACTGCCAAAGCCGCGAATATGTCTTATGGTTGCCTGACTACAAAACACCATAGTGGTTTTTGTATATGGGATACCAAAACAACAGATTACAATGTTATGAATAGTCCGCTGAAGCGTGACGTCGTAAAAGAATATGTAACCGCATTCAGAGCAAAAGGATTGAAAGTGATGTTGTACTATTCCATTTTAGATACACATCATAAATTGCGTCCCCACGGCATTACCCGTCAGGATATTGAAATGATCAAAGCCCAACTCACAGAGTTACTTACCAATTACGGGGAGATCACGGCTTTGATTATAGATGGATGGGATGCACCATGGTCACGCATCTCTTACGAAGATGTACCGTTTGATGACATCTACCATCTGGTAAAGACACTGCAACCAAACTGCCTGCTCATGGACCTGAATGCAGCGAAATATCCAACAGATGCACTGTTCTACACAGATATCAAATCTTATGAACAGGGGGCCGGTCAGCACATCTCAAAAGAAAGTAATCAACTGCCTGCATTGTCCTGTTTGCCAATTAATCAGAACTGGTTCTGGAAAAAAAGTTTCCCAACCACACCCGTGAAAGATCCTGTAAAATTGGTCAATGACAACCTGGTTCAATTGAATAAAGCATGGTGTAACTTCATCCTGAATGTAGCGCCTAACCGTGAAGGGTTGATTGATGATAATGCAGTTGCTGCATTGACACAGATGGGAAAGATGTGGAAACCGGCAGGTCCATTACCTGCTTTGCCAAAAGGTGCAGCACCCATTACTGCACAAAACTTTGCGAAATTCCAGTACAGTAATTCCAGTTGGAGTGATGATATGAATATCATGGACTTTGCAAATGATGATAACTTCCGTACCAGCTGGCAGTCAAATGCTGAGGTGAAACAACCCTGGTATGAAGTGGACTTTGACAGGGAGAAGGATTTTAATATGGTGACCATTGTAGAAGATGGCGAGCATATTAAGAAGTACCAGTTGGAATACAACGATGGTGGTGTATGGAAACCCTTACCAGCAGGTGTACAACAGGGTCGTGTGAGAATACACAGATTTGATGCTGTAAGAGGTGGAAAAGTCAGAATAAAAATTGAAGAAAGTAGTGCACCCCCTGCAATCGCGGAATTCGGTGTGTACGATGAAAGAAAATAA
- a CDS encoding RagB/SusD family nutrient uptake outer membrane protein — translation MINFPHLPSPLKKHKNNYLSDLSDVTIEQLMEERRKEFLGEGLRWNDLVREGMAVTTMNAWIAADAVTNVETVVPAYVLYPVPSAEISASGGLYEQNTGY, via the coding sequence TTGATTAATTTCCCTCATCTCCCCAGTCCGTTAAAAAAACATAAAAATAATTACCTGAGTGACCTGTCCGATGTAACCATTGAGCAACTGATGGAAGAGCGCAGAAAAGAATTCTTAGGTGAAGGCCTTAGATGGAATGATCTGGTACGTGAAGGTATGGCGGTGACTACGATGAATGCATGGATTGCGGCAGATGCTGTAACCAATGTAGAAACAGTAGTACCAGCTTATGTGCTTTATCCGGTACCCTCTGCGGAGATTTCTGCCAGTGGGGGATTATATGAGCAGAACACCGGGTACTAA
- the nfi gene encoding deoxyribonuclease V (cleaves DNA at apurinic or apyrimidinic sites), translated as MLTEQAAIDLQNTLRQQLVLTDQLPENLQLIAGVDVEYDKETDLIAGAIAVLDFHTLEVKAVATHVMHVTFPYIPGLFSFREMPVLLEAWKKLELHPDLIVCDGHGLAHPRRFGLACHLGVVLDIPTLGCGKTRFFGDFEPPGEDRGSISPLLAEDNKETIGNVLRTQPGINPVFVSPGHKISLATATEIVLKMAAEFRLPETTRKADHYGREAMLAYKNE; from the coding sequence ATGCTAACAGAACAAGCTGCTATTGACCTACAGAACACCCTTCGTCAACAACTGGTACTAACAGATCAGTTACCCGAAAACCTACAACTCATAGCCGGCGTAGATGTCGAATATGATAAAGAAACCGACCTGATAGCTGGTGCTATTGCTGTACTGGACTTTCATACATTGGAGGTAAAAGCCGTTGCCACCCACGTTATGCACGTTACTTTCCCTTACATCCCTGGTCTATTTTCATTCAGAGAAATGCCTGTCTTACTGGAGGCCTGGAAAAAACTGGAGCTACATCCTGACCTGATCGTTTGTGATGGCCATGGATTAGCGCATCCGAGACGATTTGGGTTGGCATGCCACCTCGGTGTGGTATTGGATATTCCGACATTAGGATGTGGGAAAACCCGCTTTTTTGGTGATTTCGAACCACCAGGGGAAGACCGTGGTAGCATCTCTCCTTTACTGGCGGAAGATAATAAAGAAACGATAGGCAATGTACTGCGTACACAACCCGGTATTAATCCTGTGTTTGTATCACCGGGGCATAAAATCAGTTTGGCTACAGCTACAGAAATTGTGTTGAAAATGGCAGCAGAATTTCGTTTGCCGGAAACTACACGCAAAGCGGATCATTATGGTCGGGAAGCCATGCTGGCATATAAGAATGAATAG